The Arvicola amphibius chromosome 11, mArvAmp1.2, whole genome shotgun sequence genomic interval TGCACCAAATTCCAACTTACTTAAAGCATGATGAacgctttcatttttccattttttttctgataacttGATTGTTCAACTCTTCACTATGAATTTGGTAGATGACAGCTCTATGTGGCAATGTCAAGAGCTGATGCATGTGTCTTGCTGTCATGTATATGTGGCCTGTCAACCTGGAGAAGTCAAATAATACATGGATGTCTGTGTCGCGATGGGGTAGAAAATTGCACAAGCTCATGGATTCGttaaatcatttctttctcagttctgtagctggaaaaaaactaaaacctgGATAGATGAATACATTTAGCATTTCTTACAATCTTTGGGACACCAAAGCTTACGGCAGCAGTAGAGTTCGCTTCTAAGCAATGTTAACAATTGCTGCTTTCATAGCAGTCTCTGAAAGCGACTTGCCTActccagataaaaataaaataggaaaaaaaaacgtGGATTTGCTTCAAAGCAGCTCTTAAACTTCATTAGAGGGTGACACGGGAtagctttataaaatattttatttacagtagagttttacaaaaataaaattaatacaaaccCATTTCACAATATAAGTTACACAGCTGTCTCTCCCACATGGAACACCAGATGCTAACACGCAGGCTACATTTATGTTTGTTAATAAGTCACTTTGTGGTATAAATATGTtcttcttgcccccccccccttgtcaCAGGGTACGCCATAAGGAATGAGCAGAGGGCAACAGAGCTTGTTTTGTGATTCTTCCAGCATAAAAAAAATGTCTCTGgccaaaacaaaattaaccaaAGCAAAGGAACACAATTGTCCTTCTGTTCAGAGTCCAGTCCTCCTCAGTGATCTGAGGATATCTCTGACAGAGGCAGACATTAATCTGAAGGCACCACAAGCAGAAGGCTTAGTAACAATGTCCCCAAGCCTTCTCCTTGGACTGTTTATTCAGTATTTTGCCAAGATAAATAAAGACAATCTCAAGTCTCTCCTTCATTAGTCTCAAGTGTTCTTAATACGCACCGGAGATTTTAGGCTTTCCCGAGAGGCCTACATTTAAAGTGTGAGTCTCCTTTGGCTTCAAGTAGAGTTTCACAACACTTAGGAAACATACTGAGCTCCTCCGTGTGGCTGGATTTCGGTAACCCCCCACCCGACGACGTTTCCCCTGATGTGGCAAGACTCGGCTCCTCCACTCTCCCGTATCTCCTCCTCACTGAGAACGCGATCCCAGATATTGAAGCCTGTGATTCTTCCAGAAAATGCTAATGTTTCATCAAAGCCCCCACCTACACAGCAGCCATTCTTTTCCTGGCCAATCTGTAGGATTCCACCCTCGGGGACAGGGTGACTCGTGGCCATCTCCTCAGTGGTGGCCACGAGCTCCCCGTTTACCCATAAGGACATGCTCCCCTGCTCTGAACTCCAGGTGCCACAGAGGTGGGTCCACGTCCCCAGGGAAACCACAGCGTCTGCAGCCAGCTTATTCTCTTTTCCACCCACCACAAACACTAGGGACTGGGAGCTGAGGTACAGCTGGATCTCGTAGGGGTTCCACTTTGTGCCATAAGAAAACAGGATGGTTTTGTTTAATACATCCGTGGCTTTAACCCAAATGCAAGCGCTAAAAGATTCAAGCTTCATTGGTCTCACAGGATGCACGCTTCCAAAAATCTTCTTGGACCGCATTGGGAATAAAATTGCTGTTTCACAACCTGGAGTAGCAAGAAAGAACACGAGAAAAAAAGTTCTGATTCATTCGGTTATTTGGTATTTGGTTATGCTAACGTAAGCATGTTAGCTAtactataaaactatatacattagTGTGTTATGACTTGCGGGACCTCTAGTTTGATCTCTACAGAGCAAGGAGGATAAAAGTGAGGAAGAGTTACTTGGCTTATTCAAAGAAATAACCCAATAAAAGAGTTTGCAAACAGAAAGGAAGCGCCAACTCAACCCACAAATACCAAAAACCATGGTGAATAACCATTCCCTTCCAATCCGATTCTCAGTTTTACTGgcttttattaaaatgtcaaatCACAATGAGTTGGCTTCAGAAGATTTTATTCTCTGCGAGGATTTAAAATCCACCccatttccttcttatttttgCTGTGATCCTAAAACAATAAACCTATGAAACTTAAAAGACATAGCTCATTCTAGGCAGTTGTTATTAGCATGTCTTTTAGAATAGCAATGTCACCAGGGAATACATTTTCATGTACCATATGATCTTGGATATTGGTAGCTTTGCAGAGTTTACAGAAAACTGCTCTGTTCTTTTACTACTATTATTACTGACCTTTTCAAATAAGGCTTTAAGTAGCCTAAGCTGACCTTAACGTGGGCAGATAGCTAGCAATAATTTCgaacttctgcttctcctgtctccacctccgaGGGACTGAATTCATTGGTGCACATCACCAGGGCCGACTTGCAGAGTGCCCTTGACCAGAAGCACAGCATACAAGGATGACGAATGTTTATCAAGTGCTCGTTGTGTCTCAGACGGTGTTCTAATCAATTTCTTCATCGTCTTAATGCATCCTCCTACTTGCTCTTAAAGTCCCTCTATTCCCACTTCATAGGGATACAACTGAGGCAAGAAGTAACTTACCTATGTTTCTAGAGCTGATACATTCGTAAACTCAGGCTTTAGTTTGGCTAATCTGTTTACAGAGGCCAACACATTCTATTGTCTGTTACTAGAAGCCCTGGATTCCGAGTAATTAACTGCTAGTGGGTATGATCCAGCCTTTTATGAAGGCTATAATATCACCAGGCTTTAGTGTTGTCTATATTTAAAGTGTGCAGGGTGGGGCTGTCTTCTCCAAGTCTGTAAATTAAAGTACATAAGTACTCAAATCCAGGCGGGGCAAGGATTTGCATTAAAACTTAGTTACACCACTATAGAAAACCGTTTAAAAGGAGGGATTCTTCCAAAAGATTTGGTTACAGATTGTTTCTGCTGAGACCATCCAGAAGACAGGGACATTTTGCCACAGGATGAGGACACACCTGCTCTCACCTCCGCTGATCTCAAGGCCATATCGGCAGCTAAGATGTAGATGTGAGGACCTGGGAAAGGCTGAAGCCTTGACCAGGTGGGTTCTGCTTCATGTTATATCTGAAAACACTACAGTAGGCTGGATTTTCATGCTGTAATTACCCAAAGGACATGGTGTGAGATGGCTAGTCAACCCCTCAAGCACTTAAGACTAACTGCTGAATCAACAGAACATATGGGCATTCAATGTTCTGTAAAGTGCAGCAAATTCTGGCTCTGTCCAGGAAACACCAAGCTAACATAGACCATATCTTTTAGTAATAGTCAAAGAAACTTTTGAAATGTAGGAAAATTGTAGAAGAGCAATAAACAATAGCAATGCCCCCAATTAATAGCATCAGATGAACATTCTAAGCAtccataaaaaagaattttaaatgaagCATTTTCAAGGTGGAATTATTGCTCTAGCTTCAACAATGAAATCAAATAATGGTTGTGGAAACCAAAGATAACCATTTGTGTACATTTGAAATCCCCTGGCCTCTGTAAGTTTAAGTAAAGTACTGTTCAAGAAGGCACCCGCTACAATCTAATTATCTGCCTTCCTGTTTAAATAAGGTCAGGAAGTGAGGATTGCATTCCACGGCTACCCATGACTATGTCTGGGAGACCCAGAATCCCTGTAGGCTGCGGCAGCTACTTGGGTTCATGCTGCAGAGTAATATGTAGGCAGATTTTGTGGAATTCTTTTTATGAAACAGTGATTGAGTCTCCTGGGACCCCTTTGAAATGTCAGAAACTCTCTCATGAAATGGCTTTTAGCTAATAAGACTTTGTAATTATATTATCAAAGACCAAGTGAAATGAAAACCAGGTTCTTAGGAGGCAGACCACAGCATGATTAGGAACCCTCTGAGAGCCAAGTTGGCAGGACAGCAAGGGAGGGCAAATCAAAGCCCCTGTGTGAAAGTGTTATTGGGTATAACAGACATCAACAGTTTAGAATTGGGAAGTGTATACATCCCTCCTCTGGCATAGGTGAGGATACAAATTAGAGGAATTctttctggggtgtgtgtgtgggggatacATTGTATGTACATGACTTTACCCAATTTGCAAAACAGCCATGTGTTTAAAGTTGTCGAAGAATTACCACATTCAAAGTTTACTTCAGATTTGACTTTATGCTTTTTCTCCGAAGACCTACTTGGGTTTAAGACCGTAAGCCTCCATACTGACAAACAGTCCTCAAATATTTGGGAAGGTTCTGCAGAGGAATGGACCTTGTCCTGGATTGTCCTTCCTCCTACCTCGTTCAATAAGCTTCGTTTCCTTGGAAATACGGGATAGGTTGACATTGTTTCTGAGACTCATGAGAAGCCCAAGGGATATTTTTCTACCTAAGACACTAATTTCTAGAATAAGCCACAATATATCGCTGCCTCCTCAGAAATTTGACTTTAGGAGCGTGTTCCTGGGCTCCAAGGTTCTGTTTTCTTAACTTTAGAAGTGTGCCGTTGGGGGCCCTACACAATTGGGGATTTTATGGAGTGTGGGCTTTGACAAGTTGCACAATCTGTACAGCCAAGTTCTTGTGTGGCCCTGGGGTCTAGACGGAGGTCATCTACACCCCTGATTCCTGTTCCTGACTTTACAGGATTTATTTCAAAGCCCACACCCCTTGACCTTCACTGTGCAACTGAATGGGCTGAGGAAACCCTGGCGGAATTCTGCTGACTCTGCAGGAGATCCAATTAGGCTCTAGTCTgctcagaggaagcagagggggagGAGTCGGTATAGAGAGGCTGGGAAAGTCGCTGAAGTAAGCCCTGGCCCTGAAATAGTGTGGGAAATCAGAGCTCGCCTAAAGAGAGCGACAGGGTAAAATTAGAAGACGTGGAAATCCCTAACGGAGGGACTCGGGGCAGCAAGTAGGGCCGTAGTTAAACACCTGCCAGTGGAGCTTCTCTAATATCTGGTCGGATCCTGTAACAGGGACCTCTGACGTCTACTTCCAGATTGACGGTTAAATCCACGCTTTCTTTTGCTTCCTCGGGTTGAGAAACACTTTTCAGAGGCAATGTGTTTGTCTTGTGTGGTG includes:
- the Ptx3 gene encoding pentraxin-related protein PTX3; amino-acid sequence: MHLPAILLCAFWSAVLAETSDDYELMYVNLDNEIDNGLHPTEDPTPCDCRQEHSEWDKLFIMLENSQMREGMLLQATDDVLRGELQRLRADLGRLAGGMARPCAAGGPADARLARALEPLLQESRDASRRLARLEDAEARRPQAAVPGLGAVLEELQRTRADLSAVQSWVARRWLPAGCETAILFPMRSKKIFGSVHPVRPMKLESFSACIWVKATDVLNKTILFSYGTKWNPYEIQLYLSSQSLVFVVGGKENKLAADAVVSLGTWTHLCGTWSSEQGSMSLWVNGELVATTEEMATSHPVPEGGILQIGQEKNGCCVGGGFDETLAFSGRITGFNIWDRVLSEEEIRESGGAESCHIRGNVVGWGVTEIQPHGGAQYVS